The genome window CTGCAGGTTCTTTGCGTAATGGGCTGAAGTTTTATGTAGGTGCAGCTAATGCGGAGGATGACGGGGGTTATACCGATAAGGTGATGGCTGAGCGTAATCGTTTGATTAGCCTTTGCCAGAATCGTTCAACTAATCGTTTAACCCTGAATGGTAAGAACGTACGTTCTTAATTAAAGAAGTGACCCATTATAAAAGCCACCCTAGGGTGGCTTTTGTTTGTACTGAGGAATGCTGATACGAGTGCTTAATTCACTCCATGCAATTCCACATCAAATACCAGTGTTGCATTGGGCGGAATCACACCGCCTGCACCTCTTGCGCCATAACCCATCTCAGAAGGGATGATTAAGGTGCGCTTGCCACCAACCTTCATACCAGCAACACCCTGGTCCCAGCCTTTAATGACATGACCTGCCCCCAGAGGAAAGCTAAAGAGCTGGCCGCGATCGAGTGAGCTATCAAATTTCTGACCCTTATGGCCTGGGGCATTCTCGTCATAGAGCCAGCCGGTGTAATGCACATCAACGTGGTTGCCAGCAGTAGCTTCTTTGCCGTCGCCAACTACGGTATCGATTTTTTTGAGTTCGGTCATGATTTTTCCTATTGGGTACAAATTGACTGGCTAGTATATTCTGAGCTCTAGATTCTGACTGCAAGCGTAACGAAAGCCCAATGACATGAGTAATTACTGGCCCAATTCTGCATATCAAACATTGTTACCAAGCCCTGATGGGCAATTATTGGTAACAGATGATTTTTTGCGGACGTATTTGCAAAGACCTGAGCTGAGCCTCGTGCCCGAATCCTGCGCTGCTGAAAAAGCGCTTCATCAGCGTCTTGCTGAAAGCCCTCGGGCAAGCATTACTGAGCAAGAGATTGCCGCAATGGCTGATGAGGACATCCAGGAAAACTATCGAGTCTGGTTGCGTTATCGAGCACGTCTACTTGCAGCAAGTTCTTTAGAAGGCTTTTACATGAGCTTGTTTAAGGGTGATGGTGTAGATGTGCCGCCCTTATTTGTGATACAGCTCGCGCAGATCTTTGTTCGTCATATCCTGGGTGAAGCGGCGCATCCATTAGAAGTGCGTATGGCCGAGATCTTTTTTAGAACTCAAAAAATCACCGTTCTAGAAGACAGTATTGTCATGGCCGCCGATGAAGAGGTTGTCGCTCGTAATGCACAGGCTGGCGAGTCCGGAAATATCATGGACTTGCTTAAAGGTAAATCGATGCTGACCAAATCAGCAGATCTAGATGTCTTATACGAAGACAATGCCAGTGAATATTGGGCGCGCAATGAAGATTTTGATTTTGCTATTCAACTCAATTTTGGTCATGAGCCTATCAATCATTTTTGTCGCGTACTAGAAAAGTGGATTAAACACTTTTTAGGCGTAGCTGTCCGCATTACCCCCATGCAGCAAATTAGCGATCCTAAATGGTCCTGGCATGTGGGCTTAGATGCAGCGGCAACCGATATATTGAATAAGCTTTACAACAAAGAGCTGCTAGAGGCAGACGAGCTTGAGAAAGTCATTTGTCTATTTCGTTTGGACTTTATTGATGAGGCAGCGGTCACTAAGGTGCAGCAAGGCAAGCCAGTTTATCTAGCGATCGCGATGAATGATCAACAGCAATTAAAGCTCAAGCCGCAAAACTTGCTATTTAACTTGCCGCTAGCAAGAGTTTCTTAAGCGATCGATTGCTTCTTGTTCTGGGCTGAAAGCCACAGAAGCGCAAGTGCAGTAATGATGACTGGAATGAGTGAGCCCATATTGAGGATATTCCACCCCTGAGAGGTGACAAGGGCGCCTGATCCAAAAGAAGTAAAGGCCATCGTCCCAAAGACAAAGAAGTTAATCGATGCTTGTGCTTTGTCTCGCTCATTGGGTTTGTAGGCCGTCATTGCCAAAGAGGTTGAGCCAGTAAATAAAAAGTTCCAGCCAACGCCGAGCAGGAAAAGGGCGATTAAAAATTGATGCAGATCTGCTCCCGTTAAGGCAATCAGGATGCAGATAAAGTTTAGGATAACTCCAAGCCCCATAATTTTGAGGGCGCCAAAACGTTGAATCAAAGTGCCCGTAAAAAATCCTGGGGCAAACATCCCGATGACATGCCACTCCAATACCAATGCCGTGTCAGAAAACGGTAGACCGCAAATTTGCATGGCCAATGGTGTAGCCGCCATCAATAAATTCATCACGCCGTAACCGAGCGCTGCACCAATGACCGCAACCATGAACACGGGCTGTTGGAGAATCGTCTTTAGGGGGCGCCCATCCGAAAGGGCATGTTGCGTTTTGAATTCTGCAGGGAAGTGAATGAATTGCATCACCACGATTCCGATTAAGCCAGCGATCGAAAGTGTGAGGTAGGCACCCAAAAAAGCAGTGTCAAACAGGTTGCGCGTCCAGGAGGCAAGATTGGGTCCAATCACCGCCCCCAAGATACCGCCAGCCAAAACCCAAGATACTGCTTTGTCGCGTTGACTTGTCTCAGTCAACTCTGCTGCTGCAAAACGGTAAAGCTGACCATTGGCGCTGTAGTAGCCGGCAATAAAAGTGCCCGTCACGAGGAGCCAGAAGTTTCGACTCACAGCTGCATAGGCGCATAACAAGGCGGATAAGACCGCTACTAGCAATCCCAACTGGAAAGAAATCTTTCTACCAAAACGGTTTTGAGATTTTGCAACGATAGAGGTAGAAAAGGCCGCACCAACAACATAGCCCATAACGGGTAGGGTGGCCATCCAACTGGCCGGGGCTAAGCTCAACCCTACGAGACCATTAATGGCAATAAAGGTGACGTTATTAGTCAGGAATAGACCCTGGCAAAGAATCAGCAAGACGAGGTTTTTATTGAGTAAGGGGTGCTTGCTAGTCATGTCATGCAGTTTACGGGCAATTAAGGGCTTTGGCTGTCTTGGTGGATTCCCTTAAATTCAGCCTCAGAGGAGGCTTTGGGGTGCAAAACCTCCATTTTTGCTACCCCCAATGATTTAAAATCGAAGACTCGCCTCATTGGCAATGAGTCAGCTAAAAGCGGCTTGCAAAATGCGGATATGAGAGTGGCAGGGTAAAAACCTGGCTCTGTAAATTTATCAATATCGAGGAAAAGTTAATGGCTTCAGAGAAATCAAAGATTATTTACACACTGACAGACGAGGCACCATTTTTGGCGACCTGCGCGTTTCTACCAATCATCCGTACTTTTACAGCGCCAGCTGGAGTGGAAGTGATAGAAAGCGATATTTCTGTGGCTGGACGTATCTTGGCTGAGTTCTCCGATTGCCTAACTGCCGAGCAAAAAGTTCCTGATAATTTGGCTGCGCTTGGCAAGATGACCTTAATGCCTGACGCTAACATTATTAAGCTACCCAACATTAGCGCTTCTGTTCCTCAGTTACTCGCAGCGATTAAAGAATTGCAAGACAAGGGATACAAGATCCCCAATTTTCCTGAAGATCCGAAGACGGATGATGAAAAGGCGATTCGTGCTCGTTACTCCAAATGTTTAGGTAGTTCTGTAAATCCAGTATTGCGTGAAGGTAACTCCGATCGTCGTGCCCCGAATGCGGTTAAGCGTTATGCTCGCAAAAATCCACACTCGATGGGCGAGTGGAGTCAAGCCTCCCGCACTCACGTATCACACATGCATGGCGGTGATTTCTATGCTGGTGAAAAGTCAATGACCATGACTAAGGCCTGCGATGTGAAGATGGACCTGGTGACCAAGAGTGGCAAAAATATTGTGCTTAAATCAAAAGTCTCTTTATTGGCTGGTGAAATTATCGACAGCATGTATATGAGCAAAAAAGCATTGTGCGAGTTCTATGAAAAAGAAATCGAAGATGCTTATAAGACTGGCATGATGTTGTCTTTGCACGTCAAGGCCACCATG of Polynucleobacter sp. AP-Titi-500A-B4 contains these proteins:
- a CDS encoding DUF6352 family protein, yielding MSNYWPNSAYQTLLPSPDGQLLVTDDFLRTYLQRPELSLVPESCAAEKALHQRLAESPRASITEQEIAAMADEDIQENYRVWLRYRARLLAASSLEGFYMSLFKGDGVDVPPLFVIQLAQIFVRHILGEAAHPLEVRMAEIFFRTQKITVLEDSIVMAADEEVVARNAQAGESGNIMDLLKGKSMLTKSADLDVLYEDNASEYWARNEDFDFAIQLNFGHEPINHFCRVLEKWIKHFLGVAVRITPMQQISDPKWSWHVGLDAAATDILNKLYNKELLEADELEKVICLFRLDFIDEAAVTKVQQGKPVYLAIAMNDQQQLKLKPQNLLFNLPLARVS
- a CDS encoding MFS transporter — its product is MTSKHPLLNKNLVLLILCQGLFLTNNVTFIAINGLVGLSLAPASWMATLPVMGYVVGAAFSTSIVAKSQNRFGRKISFQLGLLVAVLSALLCAYAAVSRNFWLLVTGTFIAGYYSANGQLYRFAAAELTETSQRDKAVSWVLAGGILGAVIGPNLASWTRNLFDTAFLGAYLTLSIAGLIGIVVMQFIHFPAEFKTQHALSDGRPLKTILQQPVFMVAVIGAALGYGVMNLLMAATPLAMQICGLPFSDTALVLEWHVIGMFAPGFFTGTLIQRFGALKIMGLGVILNFICILIALTGADLHQFLIALFLLGVGWNFLFTGSTSLAMTAYKPNERDKAQASINFFVFGTMAFTSFGSGALVTSQGWNILNMGSLIPVIITALALLWLSAQNKKQSIA
- a CDS encoding FKBP-type peptidyl-prolyl cis-trans isomerase translates to MTELKKIDTVVGDGKEATAGNHVDVHYTGWLYDENAPGHKGQKFDSSLDRGQLFSFPLGAGHVIKGWDQGVAGMKVGGKRTLIIPSEMGYGARGAGGVIPPNATLVFDVELHGVN